In the Clostridium beijerinckii genome, one interval contains:
- a CDS encoding ATP-binding protein — protein MRLLADIIVSMIQAIIFAYSTECCLKSEKKLNKLKVVLITIVTFIINSSFTSIFGNISICVFIIHISCLVVMIFSYKDNKLKSMIPYTLTYSFMGVYGIISYNLFFGFIEGLIPVEYADVANILIIYVPYILFLYLCIKYMGKFIEMYKLAVSEKINMIVIITISFCLDFVLAFYLIIYNDESKMLKNMIITILCVFLAFIIKYFANIKKKSDQIFKLNEALEEKNSELRKIKHDYGAQISYLYGLCLMERFDDLKKSLKDIINKNESTPTAVEVSENRNSILSLALKPAIDMGIHVIIEENCDFSLVSITEMEFYRIVSNIVNNAIKAMNGKGIIIAKAYEYLGNVIVRIENNGPRILEQHLNDIFKVGFTTKENNDQSHGYGLSIVKDLVESHNGKIYVKSSDAVTEFKIVFPIKNFV, from the coding sequence GTGCGTTTATTGGCAGATATAATAGTCTCTATGATTCAAGCTATAATTTTCGCGTATTCAACAGAATGCTGCTTGAAGAGTGAAAAGAAATTAAACAAACTTAAAGTAGTTTTAATAACCATAGTTACGTTTATTATAAACAGTAGCTTTACAAGTATATTTGGAAACATATCTATCTGTGTGTTTATAATACATATATCATGTTTAGTTGTAATGATTTTCTCATATAAAGATAACAAACTAAAGTCAATGATTCCCTATACATTGACATATTCTTTTATGGGCGTATATGGAATTATATCATATAATTTATTTTTTGGTTTTATAGAAGGTCTGATACCAGTAGAATATGCAGATGTAGCTAATATTTTAATTATATATGTTCCTTATATTTTATTCTTATACTTATGTATAAAATACATGGGCAAGTTTATAGAGATGTACAAGCTGGCGGTTAGTGAAAAGATTAATATGATCGTGATTATAACAATAAGCTTCTGTCTAGATTTCGTTTTGGCCTTTTATTTAATAATTTATAATGATGAATCTAAAATGTTAAAAAATATGATAATCACAATCTTGTGCGTATTTTTAGCGTTTATCATAAAATATTTTGCAAATATAAAGAAGAAATCAGATCAAATATTTAAATTAAATGAAGCTCTAGAAGAAAAAAATAGTGAACTTAGGAAGATTAAGCATGACTACGGAGCGCAGATATCGTATCTATATGGACTTTGTCTAATGGAAAGATTCGATGATTTAAAAAAATCTCTAAAAGATATTATAAATAAGAATGAATCTACGCCAACAGCTGTAGAAGTTAGCGAGAATAGAAATTCTATATTATCCCTTGCATTAAAACCGGCTATTGATATGGGAATACATGTAATAATAGAAGAAAATTGTGATTTCTCTTTAGTGAGTATTACTGAAATGGAGTTTTATAGAATAGTATCTAATATAGTAAATAATGCAATAAAAGCAATGAACGGCAAAGGTATAATAATTGCAAAGGCTTATGAATATTTAGGAAATGTAATAGTGAGAATAGAGAATAATGGTCCTAGAATTCTAGAACAACATCTAAATGATATATTTAAAGTTGGATTTACTACGAAGGAAAATAATGATCAAAGTCATGGATACGGGTTAAGTATTGTAAAGGATTTAGTGGAGAGTCATAATGGTAAGATATATGTGAAAAGTAGCGATGCAGTTACTGAATTTAAAATAGTATTTCCTATAAAGAATTTTGTATAA
- a CDS encoding ATP-binding protein, with translation MSVTKGSVIFYGLDGLDKKVNDIIEVLDLKKQSFEVKLIIFEAVNNAYIHGNSSDSSKPIYVDWELKDNLLSVIVKDCGQGFENINLHKKIDEENILDESGRGLYIISCYTDELILDGSSIIMRKSLLCDI, from the coding sequence ATGTCAGTAACAAAAGGATCAGTGATATTTTATGGACTAGATGGTCTTGATAAGAAGGTTAATGATATCATTGAGGTTTTGGATTTAAAAAAACAATCTTTTGAAGTGAAACTTATAATATTTGAAGCCGTTAATAATGCGTATATTCATGGAAATAGTAGTGATAGCAGCAAACCAATTTATGTTGATTGGGAATTGAAAGATAATTTACTAAGTGTTATAGTAAAAGATTGTGGGCAAGGATTTGAGAATATAAATTTGCATAAGAAAATAGACGAAGAGAATATATTAGATGAATCAGGTAGAGGCTTGTATATTATAAGTTGTTATACTGATGAACTAATTTTAGACGGAAGTTCTATAATTATGCGTAAGAGTCTTTTATGTGACATATAG
- a CDS encoding STAS domain-containing protein yields the protein MEISIPKDFVVDEVANFRVKVNKLIDEGQKNFIFNFNDCNFIDSTGLGALVAVYKKCAEKNGSIKLKGLKPEVEKLFKLTRLDKVFEICP from the coding sequence ATGGAAATAAGTATACCAAAAGACTTTGTTGTTGATGAAGTCGCAAATTTTAGAGTAAAAGTAAATAAATTAATAGATGAAGGACAAAAGAATTTTATATTCAATTTTAATGATTGTAATTTTATAGATAGTACCGGACTTGGTGCATTAGTAGCTGTTTATAAAAAATGCGCTGAAAAGAATGGAAGTATAAAATTAAAAGGACTAAAGCCAGAAGTTGAGAAGTTATTTAAATTAACAAGGTTAGATAAGGTATTTGAAATTTGTCCGTAA
- a CDS encoding sulfide/dihydroorotate dehydrogenase-like FAD/NAD-binding protein encodes MYKIVNKKELTNNIFSMDIEAPRVAKSAKPGQFIIIKNDEKGERIPLTIADYDQEKGTVTIVFQTVGKGTKQLAAFNEGDHVADFVGPLGVPSEFIHEDIEELKKKNFIFVAGGVGAAPVYPQVKWMHEHGIAVDVILGSRNKDLLIYEDKLKNAAGNLYVTTDDGSYEFKGTGSDMLKELVNNQGKKYDHAIIIGPMIMMKFTSMLTKELGIQTTVSLNPIMVDGTGMCGACRVTVGGEVKFACVDGPEFDGHLVNYDESMRRQAMYKTEEGKAQLEVEEGNTHSHGGCGCRGDK; translated from the coding sequence ATGTATAAAATAGTGAACAAAAAGGAGCTAACAAATAATATATTCTCAATGGATATAGAAGCTCCAAGAGTAGCAAAATCTGCAAAGCCTGGACAATTTATTATCATAAAAAATGATGAAAAAGGTGAAAGAATTCCTTTAACTATAGCAGATTATGATCAGGAAAAAGGAACAGTAACTATAGTTTTTCAAACTGTAGGAAAAGGAACAAAACAGTTAGCTGCTTTTAATGAAGGGGATCATGTAGCTGACTTTGTTGGACCATTAGGTGTACCAAGTGAATTTATACATGAGGATATAGAAGAATTAAAGAAAAAGAATTTCATCTTTGTGGCAGGCGGAGTTGGTGCAGCACCAGTTTACCCACAAGTAAAATGGATGCATGAACATGGAATAGCTGTAGATGTTATTTTAGGAAGCAGAAACAAAGATTTATTAATATATGAAGATAAATTAAAGAATGCTGCTGGAAATCTTTATGTAACAACTGATGATGGTTCATATGAATTTAAGGGAACTGGATCAGATATGCTTAAAGAGCTAGTTAATAATCAAGGTAAGAAATATGATCATGCAATTATTATTGGACCAATGATAATGATGAAATTTACTTCTATGCTAACTAAAGAATTAGGAATTCAAACAACAGTAAGCTTAAATCCAATAATGGTTGATGGTACAGGTATGTGTGGTGCTTGTAGAGTCACTGTTGGAGGAGAAGTTAAGTTTGCTTGTGTTGACGGACCAGAATTTGATGGACATTTAGTAAATTACGATGAATCAATGAGAAGACAAGCTATGTATAAAACAGAAGAAGGAAAAGCACAGTTAGAAGTTGAAGAAGGAAATACTCATAGTCACGGTGGCTGTGGTTGCAGAGGTGATAAATAA
- a CDS encoding methyl-accepting chemotaxis protein, translating to MKILINLSVKKKLVSVFFVICIFIAAIGTEGILSSAKINDNADVLYRNNLISIKDLGEIKGNIHDMRATYNRLVFERDKTKLDDYLKVINDLDIKNDKSMKEYENLITVSDEKQTYNNLKNDLAKYIEVRNKAIEFAKTGDYDEAIKISNSDLTTIKNSLLENIQKNIDANAKAAEQANLNNISQFKSVRYTILIFTTGAFLIILFMAYMLSKNILNPLREIKDFAKRLSTYDFANAITITRGDEFGQTGVALNTAQENVSRLVKVIMENSQDLSASSEELSATVEEISSKANTIDQAVDNIASAMQESSATTEEISASIEEVDSSVNVLSSKAMEGSNNASQSKKKSMEVKNNSQKAINETRKLYIEKQEKMQKAIEDGKVVESIKVMAETIGGIAEQTNLLALNAAIEAARAGEQGKGFAVVAEEVRKLAEQSSDAVINIQDTINKVQLAFNSSINTGSDILEFISKNVEEQFNDYSEVGNKYYNDSNFVSNMSEEIAAMSEEITATVGQVSEAIQNMAQTSQKSSEGAEMIKDSMNETTKAIEQVALTAQSQAELAQKLNEMVQKFKI from the coding sequence ATGAAAATTCTTATTAATTTAAGTGTTAAGAAGAAACTTGTTTCAGTGTTCTTTGTGATTTGTATTTTTATAGCCGCAATAGGAACAGAAGGAATATTAAGCTCTGCAAAAATAAATGATAATGCAGATGTCTTGTATAGAAATAATTTAATATCTATTAAAGACTTAGGAGAAATAAAGGGAAATATTCATGACATGAGAGCTACATATAATAGATTAGTTTTCGAAAGAGATAAAACAAAACTAGATGATTATCTAAAGGTTATAAATGATTTAGACATAAAAAATGACAAGAGTATGAAAGAATATGAAAATTTAATTACAGTGTCAGACGAAAAACAAACTTATAATAATTTGAAAAATGATTTAGCAAAATATATAGAAGTAAGAAATAAAGCAATCGAATTTGCGAAAACCGGGGATTATGATGAAGCAATTAAAATTAGCAATTCCGATTTAACCACAATTAAAAATTCTTTACTTGAAAACATTCAAAAAAATATTGATGCAAATGCAAAGGCTGCGGAGCAAGCTAATTTAAATAATATATCTCAATTTAAGAGTGTTCGATATACTATATTAATTTTTACAACAGGAGCATTTTTAATAATCCTTTTTATGGCATATATGTTAAGCAAGAATATATTGAATCCATTAAGAGAGATAAAGGACTTTGCAAAAAGATTATCAACCTATGATTTCGCTAATGCGATTACGATTACAAGGGGAGATGAGTTTGGACAAACAGGCGTAGCTTTAAACACTGCGCAAGAAAATGTAAGTAGACTGGTTAAAGTAATTATGGAAAACTCGCAGGATTTAAGTGCAAGCTCAGAAGAACTTTCAGCAACAGTTGAAGAAATATCTTCAAAGGCCAATACCATAGATCAAGCAGTAGATAATATTGCCTCTGCAATGCAAGAATCTAGCGCGACTACTGAGGAAATAAGTGCATCTATTGAAGAAGTAGATTCAAGCGTTAATGTACTTTCTTCTAAGGCTATGGAGGGAAGCAATAATGCAAGTCAGTCTAAGAAAAAATCTATGGAAGTTAAAAATAATAGTCAAAAAGCTATTAATGAAACTAGGAAATTATACATTGAAAAGCAAGAAAAAATGCAAAAAGCCATAGAAGATGGAAAAGTAGTAGAGAGTATAAAAGTTATGGCAGAAACAATTGGAGGAATAGCAGAACAAACAAATTTACTTGCATTAAATGCGGCAATTGAAGCTGCAAGAGCTGGAGAACAAGGAAAAGGATTTGCTGTAGTAGCAGAAGAGGTAAGAAAACTTGCAGAGCAATCATCTGATGCAGTAATAAATATTCAAGACACAATTAATAAAGTTCAATTAGCATTTAATAGTAGCATCAACACAGGTAGTGATATATTGGAGTTTATAAGCAAAAATGTAGAAGAACAATTTAATGATTATAGTGAAGTAGGTAACAAGTACTATAATGATTCAAACTTTGTAAGTAACATGTCAGAAGAAATTGCTGCTATGTCAGAAGAAATAACAGCTACAGTTGGACAAGTTAGTGAAGCAATTCAAAATATGGCACAAACATCGCAAAAATCAAGTGAAGGAGCTGAAATGATAAAAGATAGTATGAATGAAACAACAAAAGCTATTGAACAAGTAGCGTTAACAGCTCAAAGTCAAGCAGAGCTTGCTCAAAAACTTAATGAAATGGTACAAAAATTTAAGATATAG
- the gltA gene encoding NADPH-dependent glutamate synthase, which produces MDMNERLVRIPVREQDPKVRAANFEEVCIGYNEEEATKEASRCLNCKNPKCVEGCPVSINIPGFISYVKDEKFEEAAKEISKYSSLPAVCGRVCPQEKQCEGRCVLGIKGDSVSIGKLERFTADWAASHNVDLSATEPKNGMKVAVIGSGPAGLTCAGDLAKKGYEVTIFEALHKAGGVLEYGIPEFRLPKEKVVKNEVENIKKLGVKIETNVIVGRTITIDQLFEDEGFKAVFIGSGAGLPRFMGIPGENANGVCSANEFLTRVNLMKAAVEGYDTPVRSGKKVAVVGGGNVAMDAARTALRLGSESHIVYRRGESELPARVEEVHHAKEEGVIFDVLTNPTEILVDENGWVKGMKCVRMELGEPDASGRRSPVEVPGSEFVMDVDTVIMSLGTSPNPLISSTTQGLEINKRRCIVAEEETGLTTKEAVYAGGDAVTGAATVILAMGAGKKAAKAIDDYLQGK; this is translated from the coding sequence ATGGACATGAATGAGAGATTAGTTAGAATACCAGTAAGAGAACAAGATCCAAAGGTTAGAGCAGCAAACTTTGAAGAAGTTTGTATTGGATATAACGAAGAAGAAGCAACTAAAGAAGCTTCTAGATGTTTAAACTGTAAGAATCCTAAGTGTGTAGAAGGATGTCCAGTATCAATCAATATACCAGGATTCATTTCTTATGTTAAAGATGAAAAATTTGAAGAAGCTGCAAAAGAAATTTCAAAATACAGCTCACTTCCAGCAGTTTGTGGAAGAGTATGTCCACAAGAAAAGCAATGTGAAGGAAGATGTGTTTTAGGAATAAAAGGTGACTCAGTATCAATTGGTAAGCTTGAAAGATTTACAGCAGACTGGGCAGCGTCACATAATGTTGACTTAAGTGCAACAGAACCTAAAAATGGAATGAAAGTTGCAGTTATAGGAAGTGGACCTGCAGGACTTACTTGTGCTGGAGATTTAGCTAAAAAAGGATATGAAGTAACTATTTTTGAGGCACTTCATAAAGCAGGCGGAGTTTTAGAATATGGAATTCCAGAATTCAGACTTCCAAAAGAAAAAGTAGTTAAAAATGAAGTTGAAAACATTAAGAAACTTGGTGTTAAAATAGAAACTAATGTTATAGTTGGCAGAACTATAACTATAGATCAATTGTTTGAAGATGAAGGATTCAAAGCTGTATTTATAGGTTCAGGTGCAGGACTTCCAAGATTCATGGGAATACCAGGAGAAAATGCAAATGGAGTATGCTCAGCAAATGAATTTTTAACAAGAGTAAACTTAATGAAGGCAGCGGTAGAAGGATATGACACTCCAGTTAGATCTGGTAAAAAAGTTGCAGTAGTAGGTGGAGGAAATGTTGCTATGGATGCAGCAAGAACTGCCTTAAGACTTGGATCTGAAAGTCATATTGTTTATAGAAGAGGTGAATCAGAACTTCCAGCAAGAGTAGAAGAAGTACATCATGCTAAGGAAGAAGGAGTAATCTTTGATGTATTAACTAATCCAACAGAAATCTTAGTAGATGAAAATGGATGGGTTAAAGGAATGAAATGTGTAAGAATGGAACTTGGAGAACCAGATGCATCAGGAAGAAGAAGTCCAGTTGAAGTTCCAGGTTCAGAATTTGTTATGGATGTAGACACTGTAATAATGTCACTTGGAACATCACCAAATCCATTAATCTCATCAACAACTCAAGGATTAGAAATAAATAAGAGAAGATGTATCGTAGCTGAAGAAGAAACAGGTCTTACTACTAAAGAAGCAGTTTATGCTGGTGGAGATGCAGTTACAGGAGCAGCAACAGTAATACTTGCTATGGGTGCTGGTAAAAAAGCAGCAAAAGCTATAGATGACTATTTACAAGGAAAATAA
- a CDS encoding PAS domain S-box protein, which produces MREGKESIKTLDESVEISQSNYKEIWDKVNELVFVIEISKEFVPKNFIDFNNKVCSKLGYSREELIKILPSNVLNLTNIEDKISVFENLSNKRVCDKIELTLKAKDEKRIYAKSNISIFSHEEKDFALVIATDITEYKILEEELKGILNGIPDVIKVYNTDYTISFFNEAGYEFYNKTSEEIKGKMCYEVLSRNEKCLDCSFEEVVATKKMLSRERYIPELNKFMDVCYNPVLDKNGELLFIVERLRDITEKKMLDNITKDSRERYKQIIDNSPDAVIIIVDNKIALANNEACNLFATLYDDLIGSNVYRHFEDKYKKALHKVFRNIISERKMKEIYDYDFYVPNNKLINVQVSYSYILYEGNQAILAAIRDITEMKRDIKKAAELQRSTLQKEFPAQKFIDTMSVYMPAHTISGDFYRIYEINEDFIIGMIIDVRGKGISAALNISAFDILCFQEVNKGHHDPMEIVKNLNKKLVKYYEENYVAVCCFSMDFNSNELKVVGAGINQFLFQKKGESLEEKIVEGSFLGMFDNSEFCEQTIFFESGDKIFFFTDGLDFILEEDKVIQEYMRDASIFEFKNYLDDFLSDSILEIGKLKDDCTMVAIEIK; this is translated from the coding sequence ATGCGTGAGGGTAAAGAAAGTATAAAAACATTAGATGAAAGCGTAGAAATAAGTCAAAGTAATTACAAAGAAATTTGGGACAAGGTAAATGAGTTAGTGTTTGTAATTGAGATTAGCAAGGAATTTGTTCCAAAGAACTTTATAGATTTTAATAATAAAGTTTGTAGTAAATTGGGTTATTCTAGAGAGGAACTTATTAAAATTTTACCTTCAAATGTTTTGAACTTAACTAATATAGAAGATAAGATTAGTGTATTTGAAAATTTAAGTAATAAGAGAGTATGCGATAAAATAGAGCTTACATTAAAAGCAAAGGATGAAAAACGTATTTACGCTAAATCTAATATATCTATATTTAGTCATGAAGAAAAAGATTTTGCTTTAGTAATTGCAACTGATATTACTGAATACAAAATATTAGAAGAAGAGCTTAAAGGAATATTAAATGGAATACCTGATGTAATAAAAGTATACAATACAGATTATACTATATCTTTTTTTAATGAAGCAGGGTATGAGTTTTATAATAAAACATCAGAAGAAATAAAGGGAAAAATGTGTTATGAGGTGCTATCTAGAAACGAAAAATGCTTAGATTGCTCATTTGAAGAAGTAGTGGCGACTAAGAAAATGCTATCGCGTGAAAGATATATTCCAGAATTAAATAAATTTATGGATGTATGCTATAATCCGGTGTTAGATAAAAATGGAGAATTATTATTTATTGTTGAGAGGCTTAGAGACATAACAGAGAAAAAAATGCTTGATAACATAACTAAAGATAGCAGGGAACGATATAAACAAATAATTGATAATTCACCCGATGCTGTAATTATTATAGTAGATAATAAAATTGCTTTAGCTAATAATGAAGCCTGTAATTTGTTTGCAACGCTTTATGATGATTTGATTGGGAGTAATGTATATAGACATTTTGAAGACAAATATAAAAAGGCTTTGCATAAAGTATTTAGAAATATAATATCTGAACGAAAAATGAAAGAAATTTATGATTATGACTTCTACGTTCCAAATAATAAGTTAATAAATGTTCAAGTTTCATATAGCTACATATTATACGAAGGTAACCAAGCCATATTGGCAGCAATAAGGGATATTACTGAAATGAAGCGAGATATAAAGAAAGCTGCTGAGTTACAAAGGAGTACGCTTCAAAAAGAATTTCCTGCTCAAAAATTTATTGATACTATGAGTGTGTATATGCCAGCCCATACAATTAGTGGAGATTTCTATAGAATTTATGAAATAAACGAAGATTTTATTATTGGAATGATAATTGATGTTAGAGGTAAGGGAATATCGGCAGCTCTAAATATTTCTGCATTTGATATTTTGTGTTTTCAAGAAGTTAATAAGGGTCACCATGATCCAATGGAGATAGTAAAAAATTTAAATAAGAAGTTAGTAAAATATTATGAAGAAAATTATGTTGCTGTATGTTGTTTTAGCATGGATTTTAATAGTAATGAGCTTAAAGTAGTTGGAGCCGGAATTAATCAATTTCTTTTTCAAAAAAAAGGAGAAAGTTTAGAAGAGAAGATTGTAGAAGGATCTTTTCTAGGTATGTTTGATAATAGTGAATTCTGTGAGCAAACGATCTTTTTTGAATCAGGAGATAAAATTTTCTTTTTTACTGATGGATTAGATTTTATTCTAGAAGAGGATAAAGTTATACAAGAATATATGAGAGATGCAAGCATATTTGAATTTAAGAATTACTTAGATGATTTCTTAAGTGATAGTATTTTAGAAATTGGAAAATTAAAAGATGATTGCACAATGGTTGCAATAGAAATAAAGTAA
- a CDS encoding YczE/YyaS/YitT family protein: protein MNKAMNLLKRIILFFVGMSIIQFGVALFLKTNIGSDPFTVFTQGLAFALDKTGLKNFSVVKMISGADQVTPGVANMIILIVLFAVILLVERSRIKIGTLICVVGVGPIIDLGVKVVSYFPVESYNYFIKALLVVFGCLIIAIGFAVLSATNVGVAPNDIVPFIIQDKTKVQYRWIRITLDAGFLIIGFILGGKVGLGTVIAMITTGPFIQFCLPYGEKFVNLLVNEKDVDVEESVTATA from the coding sequence ATGAATAAAGCAATGAACTTATTAAAAAGAATTATTTTATTTTTTGTTGGAATGAGTATAATTCAGTTTGGTGTAGCATTATTTTTGAAGACTAATATTGGCTCTGATCCATTTACTGTATTTACGCAAGGTTTAGCGTTTGCATTAGATAAAACAGGATTAAAGAATTTTTCTGTAGTTAAGATGATAAGTGGAGCAGATCAGGTAACGCCAGGGGTAGCAAATATGATTATATTGATTGTACTATTTGCTGTTATACTCTTAGTTGAGAGATCGCGTATAAAGATAGGAACTTTAATTTGTGTTGTAGGAGTAGGACCAATTATAGATCTTGGAGTGAAGGTTGTTTCATATTTCCCAGTTGAATCTTATAACTATTTTATAAAGGCATTATTGGTTGTATTTGGATGTTTAATAATTGCAATAGGGTTTGCAGTTTTATCAGCAACAAACGTAGGAGTAGCCCCAAATGATATTGTTCCATTTATAATACAAGATAAGACTAAGGTACAATACCGTTGGATTAGAATAACACTAGATGCTGGATTTTTAATAATAGGATTTATATTAGGAGGAAAAGTTGGTCTTGGTACTGTGATAGCAATGATAACAACTGGACCATTTATACAATTCTGCCTCCCTTATGGAGAAAAGTTTGTAAACTTATTAGTAAATGAAAAAGATGTAGATGTAGAAGAAAGTGTTACAGCTACTGCATAG
- a CDS encoding methyl-accepting chemotaxis protein, with protein sequence MKISLKIKLMITFFILISLPMGLLGYISYRMSSASIQTAVQEQLKEQTYNTSNLINKTIDSTKHSLEVASLNGDIIKAVENSNTSNLDTASEYIRAVQEKNKDFMEVLIITDAYGKVIVNTQSKENDIDLSDRDYMKQVLSSGKEVVSEVLTSRFTGNPAIFIAYPLKENGKLIGTLVGSIKFDSISSYASQIKVGKSGYAYMIDKTGLIVYHPDSSKILKENANDNAGEDLKVLVQEMKEGKSSEGFYTYGNIYKYVVFQPVGNWVIAVTAQYDEYMSAALSIRNYTIIISLISIIIAMICAYTYSTIGIINPIKKLERLMRSAGEGDLTVKIDIQSKDEIEELGKSFNEMIKHQDRIVRNVTNAAEQLNAASEEMAASSEEISAATEEISATVNQVAQDAEKQNESIVDVSKVLVQLSSLVQLAQSRAKATSSNAANTMSAADLGREKVEETVKAMDIISKGSEETSQALESLSGLSSKVDGIINIINSIAEQTNLLALNAAIEAARAGEHGKGFSVVADEVRKLSEESNDRAREIAVLVSEMVKQTQNAVIAMERSKSEVNNGVKIVSETDKAFVDIINAIENIVKHVTEILDITGDEVASSDKVIGLINDIATVTESNASNSENVSSAAEEQASAINNLTATAQETSAMAEELTKLVERFKI encoded by the coding sequence ATGAAAATTTCTTTAAAGATAAAACTTATGATTACTTTTTTTATACTCATTTCTTTACCAATGGGGTTACTTGGGTATATTTCGTATAGAATGTCCAGCGCATCTATACAAACGGCTGTTCAAGAACAATTAAAGGAACAGACTTACAATACATCTAATTTAATAAATAAAACGATAGATTCAACAAAACATTCTTTGGAAGTTGCAAGTTTGAATGGCGATATTATAAAAGCGGTTGAAAATTCAAATACAAGCAATCTAGATACAGCTTCTGAATATATAAGAGCGGTCCAAGAGAAAAATAAAGATTTTATGGAAGTATTAATTATTACAGATGCTTATGGCAAGGTAATTGTAAATACTCAGTCAAAAGAGAATGATATAGATTTAAGTGATAGAGATTATATGAAACAAGTACTTAGTAGCGGTAAGGAAGTTGTTAGTGAAGTATTAACTTCTAGATTTACTGGTAATCCAGCTATTTTTATAGCTTATCCATTGAAGGAAAATGGTAAATTGATTGGTACACTTGTAGGGAGTATAAAGTTTGATAGTATATCAAGTTATGCATCTCAAATAAAAGTTGGTAAAAGTGGATATGCATATATGATTGATAAAACTGGGTTAATTGTTTATCATCCAGATTCAAGTAAAATCCTAAAAGAAAATGCAAATGATAATGCAGGAGAAGATTTAAAAGTTTTAGTTCAGGAAATGAAAGAAGGAAAATCTTCAGAAGGCTTCTATACATATGGGAATATATATAAATATGTTGTTTTCCAACCTGTTGGTAATTGGGTGATTGCAGTCACAGCGCAATATGACGAATATATGTCAGCAGCTTTAAGTATAAGGAACTATACAATAATTATTTCTTTAATATCAATCATTATAGCAATGATATGTGCTTATACATATTCAACAATAGGAATAATTAATCCAATTAAGAAACTAGAGAGATTAATGAGATCTGCAGGAGAAGGAGATTTAACTGTTAAGATTGATATACAAAGCAAAGATGAAATTGAGGAACTTGGAAAATCATTCAATGAAATGATAAAGCATCAAGATCGAATAGTAAGAAATGTAACTAACGCAGCAGAACAGTTGAATGCAGCATCAGAAGAAATGGCAGCTTCTTCAGAAGAAATAAGTGCCGCAACTGAAGAAATAAGTGCTACAGTTAATCAAGTGGCGCAAGATGCAGAAAAACAAAATGAATCCATAGTTGATGTTTCAAAAGTGTTGGTTCAGCTTTCAAGTCTTGTTCAATTAGCTCAAAGTAGAGCTAAAGCTACAAGTTCAAATGCAGCTAATACAATGTCAGCAGCTGATCTTGGAAGAGAAAAAGTTGAGGAAACTGTAAAGGCAATGGATATTATAAGTAAAGGCAGTGAAGAAACTTCGCAGGCATTAGAATCTTTAAGTGGATTATCGAGTAAAGTAGATGGTATTATAAACATAATAAATTCTATTGCAGAGCAGACTAATCTTTTAGCATTGAATGCAGCTATAGAGGCTGCTAGAGCAGGGGAGCATGGAAAGGGATTTAGTGTAGTTGCAGATGAGGTTCGTAAATTATCCGAAGAATCAAATGATAGGGCAAGAGAGATTGCTGTACTAGTTAGTGAAATGGTAAAGCAAACACAGAATGCGGTAATAGCAATGGAAAGATCTAAGTCAGAAGTAAACAATGGAGTAAAAATAGTATCAGAAACAGACAAAGCATTTGTAGATATCATTAATGCAATAGAAAATATAGTTAAACATGTCACTGAGATACTTGATATTACTGGTGATGAAGTAGCATCGTCTGATAAGGTAATTGGGCTTATAAATGATATAGCAACAGTAACAGAAAGCAATGCGTCAAATAGTGAAAATGTATCTTCGGCAGCAGAAGAACAAGCTAGTGCAATTAATAATTTAACAGCTACAGCACAGGAAACAAGCGCTATGGCAGAAGAATTAACTAAGCTTGTAGAAAGATTTAAAATATGA